Below is a window of Cytophagaceae bacterium DNA.
TATAAGCCAACGCTTTGTTACTAACGGCCATTTTATCTTCTCCAAACGACCTGAAGTTAATCACAGGATTTTTGGGGTTGTTGTTGATATCGACAACCGGGGCATAATTTACATGAATACCAATTCTTTTTGATTGTCTGGCCACTTCCTGACCCATTCGATAAATCAAATCTTCGCCGCCCGGCATTGCTCCAAGGGCCATTTGATATGGAAAACGCACCGTACTATCTAGTCGCATGGCCATGCCCCATTCCATATCCACCCCGATGAGCATGGGAACTTTAGAAACGGCCTGCAGCTGATTCACGATTCCTGCCTGCACACTGGGCTGTCCACCAAAAAATACTAATCCTCCGATTTTATATTTTTCTACCCACATTTTCAGCTTCTCGGGGGTGTATCCTTTAAAACCCACATTGCCACGTGGCATCAGCAGCTGCCCGATTTTTTCCTCTAAAGTCAAAGTATTAAAAACCGAATCGACCCATTTTTGATTATAATCAGTCAGAAATTCAGGTTTTTTTTGACCAAAAATGAAAATGGATTGAAAACTTAGTAAAAAAGAAAAAATATACTTGAAGCTTTTGTTCATTATGATGAAGGGTTAATATTTCAAATTTAAAGAAATTGAAAATGAAAATACTCAATTATTTGTAAAAAGAGTAAGTCAATAATCTTTAAAATTGTTTCAGGTAACTAATTTTTGCAATGGCGTGATCTTCACGGGCTCTTTGATCTGGTCGCAAATCTGATACAAATTCACGTTTATTAAGTACAAGATAAATGTAAGACAAGGGTTGGTATTCCCATGCGAGACGAAGGTTTACATTATTGGCATTTTGATCAATATTTCTCTGATAAAAACCAATTAACTGCAGTCTTGGATTAAGAGCCAGACGACTTTCCAGAGTCCATAAATCAACATTTTTTGAGGTCTTTTCTTCTCCTACTTCAATGAATTTGTTTCTGTTAAACCGCACATTGAGAGCTACATGAGGCAAAGGAGCAAAGTTTAGCCTGAAATCTGATGTCTGCAGTTTGCCATCGAAATACTTACCGTAATCGCCGTTCCAGACAAAGCTTAGTTTTTTTGAGCCGTCTGTACTATAATAAAAAGTATGGCGGTTGTAACTATATTTACCAGCAGCTATTGCTACACCTAGCGGTGAGAATCCAGTGGTAAGATTTTGGTAGAATGGGGTAAAAATATGTCCGAAAAATCCTCCATTTTGTAACATGAACCATAATGGACTAATCCCCACATTACTTTCTGTCAACTTAAGTGTACTTGCCTGATGATAAACTTCTACCAATAAACTTGGCTCATACGATCGCAACAGTTTTTTGAAAGGAATCCAGTTTCCACGATTATACCAAAAAATACCCGGTGTGGTACCAATCACATCGTTTCTTGATACAAAACCCATCTCAGGATTGTAGTTTTTGGTAACGATGGTATGTGTTGACCATATTTTCCACTGATTATTGGTAAAAAAATACTGTGCCGCACCCGCTACACCTGACATATTAAGTTTGGTATCCTTCGAGCCCGATAACATCCAGTTTAATGAGTGGGTTTCAGTAAGTCTGAAAAAACCATCTATCGTACCTATCAAATTGGTATTGAGTAAGTTATTTTTTGCCGTAAAAATTCCCCCTACCCGATTTTGCTTCCCGAAATTCCTCGAATACCGTGCTACTCCAAAAATAGTGGATGGCATTTTTTCATTGTCCCTTTGCTTAATCAGCATCCCGCCGAAATTGTTTTTGAGTGAACGATGGACAAATCTCCCACCGACATCAATCGGTATTGGATTTCCTGTGGCATCAAGTCCAATTGTACGACTGAAAAATGGCTGTATCCGCATCGAGCCACCCGACATATCACTTGCCTGAGCCACACTTACGCCAAATAAGGATGAATTTTCGAGAAAAAACTGTCGTCTTTCAGGGAAAAACACGGAAAATCGGGTAACATTATTTACCTGCCTGTCAGCATCGGCTTGTGCGAAATCAGTGTTTGCCGTTAAATCTAAAACCGAATTTGGGGTAATAGCCCATTTTAATTCTCCCCCAAACTTAAGTCCATAATCTTCAGGTTTTTTATTTTTTACATTTTCATAAAAATCAAAAGAACTTAATACATAGGGTTGAATTCTGATATTGGTAGATGGCGGTGGAGGTTTAAGACCTGTAAGTTGACCCGCATAATCCATTCTCAAAACGGAGTATGACCTGGGATAGAGCGACATGGCATAATTTTCAAATGTCATTCTTCTCATGCGATTGATATTAAAACCCCAGGTTTGAGTTGAATCTATTGACTTTGAGTATCTTAAGGTTTTCCAGGGAATGGCGTATTCAGCGTACCATCCGGAGTCAGTTCTGGAAGTTCTGATTTTCCAAAGACCATCCCAATCCAAATCTATGTAGCTGTCGTCAAAAGCCAGAAAGTCTCGCTGAACGCCATAAGGATTGGTAGTAAATACCATAGCATTTCTGTGGTCTTTGAAGCCGTCAAACGCCAGGCCAAGAAAATCTGAAGTGCGGGGGTTGAAATCTCGTTTGAAGTCAATTACTCTTATGGATTTTTTTCCAAGAGAATCTTTATTAAATATTCCGAAATACAAAAAATGTTTATTATACAAAACCCTGGCTTCGGTGAGGTGGTCAGGTATTTTGCCCTGATGAGGATCTATTTCCCGAAAATCAGAAAAGGGAGAGGCATTTTTCCAAAAATGTTCATCCAATTTTCCATCAATTTTGATATGACCGGATATTTCAGTGGCCTGAATTTTTACTTTTTCAACCGAAGGTTTGAAAACTTCTGCATCCTGGGCAAAAACTACATGAGATACCAATAGAAAGGGTATCCAAAAACGATGAAGCATTTAAAAGTATTTAATAGGGTTTAACTACAAAAATAGGAAAAATAGGATTCAGACGGTAATTTCCAATCTATTATTTTCCGGGTCCAAAACTACACTTTCATAAAATCCATCGCCGGTGGTCCGCGGCTGACCAATTACTGAAAATCCTTCCTGTTCTAACAAAATAGTAAGTTCATCTACTTTTGCTTTACTTCCAACACTTATTGCCAAATGCGTCAAGCCTAGCATTTCTTCTTTTCCGGGTGAATCTTTTACACTTAATTTGGTCATAATTTCCAAAGCACAGCCATCTTCAAGTGAAAGAAAATAAGACTCAAAACCTTTGGTGACATTTATATATTTTTCATTGGATTTTGCACCAAAATATTTCTCATAAAACATTCTCATTTTCTCAAGGTCTAAGCAATAGATTGCTATATGGGTAATTTTTGGCATTTGATACTTTTTTTTGTTAAAAATAGAAATTTATAGTTATTTTCATCCCAAACTATTTTAGAAAACTATCAAAAGATGAAAAAATACCTCTTCCTATTTTTTGCAATTTCAAACCTTGTCACGGCACAGTCATTCAATAATTTTCCTGTCCAAACCCAAAAACCGCCCCTGCATGGTAAGCATTGGATGGGCATTACAGGAAAGCCACTAGCCGCTGCTGCCGGTTCAATGATTTTTTCAAAAGGAGGTAATGCCGTAGATGCTTCATGTGCCATGCTTGCGGCCACATGTACTATGTGGGATGTACTTAGCTGGGGAGGTGAAACGCAGGCATTGATTTATAATCCAAAAAGTAAAAAAGTAATTGCTATCAATGCCCTTGGAGTGGCTCCAACTGGGGCTACCGCAGATTTTTATAAAAGTAAAGGCTACCAATACCCACCGGAATATGGTCCGCTGGCAGCGGTTACCCCCGGCACAGCAGGTGGTTTGATGACGATTTTAGCAGAATATGGTACTTTGAGCCTTAAAGAAGTTTTGGCTCCGGCAATGCAAATGGCTGAAGGATACCCGATTGAGGCTCAAACGGCCAATTCCATCGAAAGAGGAAAAGACCAGATCAAGCAATGGCCTTATTCTAAAAAAGTATTTTTACCTCATTTGGGAGAAAAAAGAGAAGCCCCTGAAGCCGGTGAGATATTTGTTCAAAAAGACCTTTGGAATACTTTAAATAAACTGGTTCAGACAGAACAGGAAGGACTAAAAAAAGGAAAAAGCCGGAAAGAAGCCATTTACGCTGCTTATGATCGATTTTACAAAGGTGACATTGCCGAAGAAATCGCCAGAGGAACACAGGAACAGGGTGGCTTGATCACCAAACAAGATCTGGCCAACTGGAAAGTTTTCATTGAAGAGCCATTAAGTACCAATTATAAAGGTATTGATGTGTATAAACTGCAGCAATGGACCCAGGGGCCGGCGTTTTTGCAAACACTCAATATGCTCGAAAACTTTGATTTGAAAGGCATGGGCTACAATTCTACAAAATATGTTCATACACTTTACCAAACTATGAATCTGGCCTTTGCTGACCGTGATTTTTACTATGGAGACCCATATTTTCCACCGTCAGAACCTATAAAAGGCTTACTTTCAAAAGAATATGCCAAAGAGAGAATCAAACTTATCAATTGGGAGAAAAACGATCCCAAAGCTGCACCCGGCGACCCCTACCCTTTTGAAAACAAAACCAATCCTTTCCTGGATTTACTAAATGATTGGCAAAAACTCGGAAAAATAAATACCCAAGGCAATCCTGATAAGTTTCTGGAAGAGTTTACCCCAGGTACTACCTCAGTGGTGGCCACTGATGAAGAAGGCTGGGTGTGCTCATTTACCCCTAGCGGTGGCTGGGTACCGGCATGTATTGCCGGAAACACGGGAGTAGGCCTCAGCCAAAGGATGCAATCTTTTGTTTTGGATGCTAAAGAAAATCCATTTAATGTGGTAGAACCCGGCAAAAGGCCAAGGGTTACCCTTACTCCCAGTCTGGCTATGAAAGACGGTAAGCCATTTTTGGCATTTGCAAAACAAGCCGGCGACGAACAAGATCAGTTGTTGTTGCAATTTTTCCTGAATGTGGTTGAGTTTGGAATGACTGTTCAGGAAGCCACTGAAGCAGCCAGTTTCAAAACTTATCAAATGTTTTCATCTTTCGGAAAGCATGAGAAAAAACCCGGTGCCCTAACGCTAAACACCCAAATGCCGGAATGGACTGTCAATAACCTGAAAAACATGGGCTATAAAATTGATTTTCAATCTCGTACCAGTGGCCCAATCAATGCCATTTACTTTGATTGGAAGCATAATAGTTTTTGGGGTGGCAGCAGTAATCATGGGGAAGATTACGGGATTGGGTGGTAAATCCTGAATTATTTAGTTTTTAATGCTGGAAATTCCCCCATCCACGTGAAAAATCTGTCCGGTAATCCAGGAAGA
It encodes the following:
- a CDS encoding carbohydrate binding family 9 domain-containing protein → MLHRFWIPFLLVSHVVFAQDAEVFKPSVEKVKIQATEISGHIKIDGKLDEHFWKNASPFSDFREIDPHQGKIPDHLTEARVLYNKHFLYFGIFNKDSLGKKSIRVIDFKRDFNPRTSDFLGLAFDGFKDHRNAMVFTTNPYGVQRDFLAFDDSYIDLDWDGLWKIRTSRTDSGWYAEYAIPWKTLRYSKSIDSTQTWGFNINRMRRMTFENYAMSLYPRSYSVLRMDYAGQLTGLKPPPPSTNIRIQPYVLSSFDFYENVKNKKPEDYGLKFGGELKWAITPNSVLDLTANTDFAQADADRQVNNVTRFSVFFPERRQFFLENSSLFGVSVAQASDMSGGSMRIQPFFSRTIGLDATGNPIPIDVGGRFVHRSLKNNFGGMLIKQRDNEKMPSTIFGVARYSRNFGKQNRVGGIFTAKNNLLNTNLIGTIDGFFRLTETHSLNWMLSGSKDTKLNMSGVAGAAQYFFTNNQWKIWSTHTIVTKNYNPEMGFVSRNDVIGTTPGIFWYNRGNWIPFKKLLRSYEPSLLVEVYHQASTLKLTESNVGISPLWFMLQNGGFFGHIFTPFYQNLTTGFSPLGVAIAAGKYSYNRHTFYYSTDGSKKLSFVWNGDYGKYFDGKLQTSDFRLNFAPLPHVALNVRFNRNKFIEVGEEKTSKNVDLWTLESRLALNPRLQLIGFYQRNIDQNANNVNLRLAWEYQPLSYIYLVLNKREFVSDLRPDQRAREDHAIAKISYLKQF
- a CDS encoding VOC family protein, producing the protein MPKITHIAIYCLDLEKMRMFYEKYFGAKSNEKYINVTKGFESYFLSLEDGCALEIMTKLSVKDSPGKEEMLGLTHLAISVGSKAKVDELTILLEQEGFSVIGQPRTTGDGFYESVVLDPENNRLEITV
- a CDS encoding gamma-glutamyltransferase, encoding MKKYLFLFFAISNLVTAQSFNNFPVQTQKPPLHGKHWMGITGKPLAAAAGSMIFSKGGNAVDASCAMLAATCTMWDVLSWGGETQALIYNPKSKKVIAINALGVAPTGATADFYKSKGYQYPPEYGPLAAVTPGTAGGLMTILAEYGTLSLKEVLAPAMQMAEGYPIEAQTANSIERGKDQIKQWPYSKKVFLPHLGEKREAPEAGEIFVQKDLWNTLNKLVQTEQEGLKKGKSRKEAIYAAYDRFYKGDIAEEIARGTQEQGGLITKQDLANWKVFIEEPLSTNYKGIDVYKLQQWTQGPAFLQTLNMLENFDLKGMGYNSTKYVHTLYQTMNLAFADRDFYYGDPYFPPSEPIKGLLSKEYAKERIKLINWEKNDPKAAPGDPYPFENKTNPFLDLLNDWQKLGKINTQGNPDKFLEEFTPGTTSVVATDEEGWVCSFTPSGGWVPACIAGNTGVGLSQRMQSFVLDAKENPFNVVEPGKRPRVTLTPSLAMKDGKPFLAFAKQAGDEQDQLLLQFFLNVVEFGMTVQEATEAASFKTYQMFSSFGKHEKKPGALTLNTQMPEWTVNNLKNMGYKIDFQSRTSGPINAIYFDWKHNSFWGGSSNHGEDYGIGW